In Ooceraea biroi isolate clonal line C1 chromosome 1, Obir_v5.4, whole genome shotgun sequence, the genomic stretch AACTAGAAACTTATCGACTACATTAGTTTAATGGAACTGATTATCATTTAATAAGCAATTTAATAAGTAAATCTGTTAAGTCATTATTACAGTGCGTGTTGTTGAGTTATGCAATGGAATGATTAGCTTTTGAAAATGATAGAAATTGTGTGTTTTATGTATTGActcataaaaattgaaaattctaaagtattttttttctttttttacaaaatgcgTTTCATACTTTAAACCATTTTCAATTCCGTGGTTATTTACAAAAGAAATACTTTATACTTTTCAGAGTTAGATTAAGAAATGCTTATGGTACTGACTGGCGAAATGCAGCACGTTATACAGTCGCAGCTGTCTGGGATGCACATGGTTGGATTTGGCATGGTACATTTTAGTTCGATAAATATAATCGATACATATATCGATGACGTAACGATGACTCATTGTCGTATTTGAATCAGTCTATATAAGTTTACTTCTTAGAAAATTTGCTCGTAATAGTGTTAATGAGATACGTATTTTTTTCTAACAGGATATGAGGTCGTAGGCTTAGAAAATATCCCGCAGGACAAGCCAGTGCTGTTCATATACTATCATGGAGCTATCCCGATTgacttgtattattttatatccaaAATATTCCTATTTAATTCGAAGCTAGTTCACACAGTGGCGGATCGATTTCTCTTCAACTTTCCTGGATGGTCGATAATCTCCGATGTCATGAAAGTTATACCTGGTACCATTCAAACATGTTCCGCTATTTTAAAAGAGGGAAATATGCTCGCTATTTCACCGGGCGGAGTGTACGAAGCACAGTTCAGCGATTCCTATTATCAGCTTATGTGGCAGAAAAGAATGGGTTTTGCGAAAGTTGCGCTGGACGCGAAAGTggtaaaaattttgtattattattcttattatttacatataccGCGGTTGAATCTTATTCCGATTTGCACTTGCTTTTCGTCTAGAGTATAGTTCCATTCTTCACAAAAAATGTCAGAGAAGCGTTCAGAACAGTGAGCTGGGGACAAAGGATGTGGTTGAGGATATACGCTAGGACGAAGTTTCCACTTGCACCTATTTATGGTGGCTTCCCCGTAAAGTTGGTAACGTACGTCGGTAAGCCTATCCAATGCGATGGAGATCTCACACCTGAAGAGTTGCAGCTGAAGGTAGATCAACATAAAGCGTGAAGAAAccgttatatttaaattacaattatatttaacaaatatctGGATATACTTCCAGGTTGCTGATGCTCttcaaaatttaataagaaaacatCAAAGGATACCAGGCAATATATCATGGGCGTTAGTAGAAAGAGTACGTAATATAGAAAGATAGAAGGGTAAAGAATAACCTTCTTTTTGATGTACTTAATGATTAACAAATGGTGCAGTTCACAGTATGTCTTAGAAGATATTTTGGTATAATGGATTAGTCGGTTTTAGATGGTAAtacaaaaagaataaaatagtaaGAGTTGTTCCATTTGATAAGTATAACcgatttttctatatttatatttgttttatacttGTACTTATATATGGttgattattataaagagatttatttataacattcatagaaatatgtatatacacatctTGGTGCATTTCTAAACCAACTTGTCATGATACAGATACAgcataaaaatgtgaaataatgtatttttcaagtgttatattaagtataaaagTACAAATGTGATCATTATATTACATGGGTTCCTGCCTTGTTACCTTATTACCATGACCtttatttcatgtattttactatatataacttattttgtacaaaatattacaataaaaagagaaattacaataaataatgtttcgtcattcaaaagtttatgtatgtatacgcacacataaaaatgagaaaaatatcgaatgaaattattttacaaaatcaaGGCAGTCTAAATCTGTCATAGATTTGACTTAAAATGTGCTTCTTTGTGCATCTTGTATctatattgcaattaaaacttAGTAACATTTTCTACTATTACATAAAtgccaatattttataaaaactttaatatttaaaattttatatacatgctCAAGATGTAACATgtaagaatatatgtatttaatctTCCCATAAAATCTagcaattttgattttaaaaatatagatgcaataaaaatgcaccaaatgtttacatttatttttattattaatgtagcGTATAATTAAGTACGATTCCGAGAGATTACGTTTGTGCTGTGCGAATTGGCACAGCTGAGCGGTCGAAAAACTcgaaaattaaagaatatcaCAAAGAGAGAGCAGAGTAACATGCCAGACAAGTGGCATAAATATTCGTTGGGCACTGTTGATAGTAATGCAAACTATTGCGACGTTTTATCGATAATGTATTTGgtcgataatatataatccgACATTTATTCAAATGCTTTGCTCTGATCGTTCAgttttcgagattttcgaCTCGGTTGTGTCGGTTCACAGAATACAAACGTAACTTTTAGCGTactatcaaattaattaatacaattaattcgattaattctacaattaataattcatgtaaatgtaattaaaaatatttcgtgtgttaaaatattgaaaaataacttaattttatttgtattaacatcgcatatgtatgtacatacataagcTACAAATGTCAAATGTATGTACGCATGTGTGCGTGTAGAAATGAGAATTCATGTCATGAATTTCATGATTCGTGTATTACCCTATGGCTACGAGTGTGACACCACGTGCAAGAGAGAGATCGTACAAAACCGGCTCCTTTCACTCTACCTCCTTGGAACGCGCCGAAAAGCGGAAACTACGAAGAGAatgattgaatttttattaatctacTTTCCTCAATCTTAATAATCAATCTCGCATCATTTCGTGAAggtaacatttattttctgactcACGTTCACGCGAATCGGTATacgcgtgtgtgcgtatggATTGTGTGCATGTTCGGTACGGTTCGGCACAGTTCGGCGGCTATCGGTGTATGTCTCGCCGATTATAGGTTGCGAGACGGAAGCGAGTTTTCACTCTAGCATAACCGCCTACCCGATGACCGACGCTTGCGCCGTACCGTTCCCCGAAGTGAAAGAAAGTACGGTTTCTTTCACTCGCTCGCGTATAAACCGCCTGTAAACCGTTCCTAGCTACGAGAGCACCGTATCGCGCTGTGAAAGTGCCGTTTCTGTTTTCCTGCGAATCTTCCGTTCCATCTGCGCGCCCGCGTCCGCGGCTACGAAGCGGATCGTCAGACACCGGCGGGTCGACGACTAGCATAATTAATCCCACGCCGTCCTGTAACTT encodes the following:
- the LOC105278491 gene encoding transmembrane protein 68, producing MFSFVYDVWPTIEDIVVEYIDVDFTLWLSWLLMPLLVTFLLPLVIVLLLYLTSLILYVYKLHRVRLRNAYGTDWRNAARYTVAAVWDAHGWIWHGYEVVGLENIPQDKPVLFIYYHGAIPIDLYYFISKIFLFNSKLVHTVADRFLFNFPGWSIISDVMKVIPGTIQTCSAILKEGNMLAISPGGVYEAQFSDSYYQLMWQKRMGFAKVALDAKVSIVPFFTKNVREAFRTVSWGQRMWLRIYARTKFPLAPIYGGFPVKLVTYVGKPIQCDGDLTPEELQLKVADALQNLIRKHQRIPGNISWALVERVRNIER